The sequence GCCTGAAGCCCCTGCACGCAACAAGACGAGTCAAaaccgacgcgcgcgacccgAGGGACAGAGCAGCTCCAAAGGCCACAGGGACGCCACTGACCAGCGGAGACACGCCCCAAGAGCCGCGACCGAcactcctcgtcgcgctccgGCAAAGTCACACGCGGACGGCGGTGCTCAGCCGAGGCCAGTGCTGCCGAgttccagcgccgccgcggcgagtccATGCACGACGCGGGAGACCTCCGGCGCGTCTGAAATGGAGGAGAGGGATGACAGCTCTCCAGGGTTCTCCTGCGCCGTGaacgcgccgcgggagacaCCAGGCAACATGCCGCGGACACCGGCGCCGCCAAACCCGCAGGGCTGGTCATCTCCTCGCGAGCATGCTCCTGCCGCCGCACGTGAGGTggcaggcgcgtcggcgcctcggcgagacgcgagaggcccagacgcggcgcgcgtcgtcgatgCGGTCAACCAGGCGGTGAGTGCGATCAGGGAGTTGGGCACGTggcagggcgaggcgccggcttTGCGGCCTTCACCGGGCGGCTTCTGGGGCTGCCTGTGCATAGGCTGGGGGACGCCGCCCCCGGGCATGACGCCCAGCTACTTGCCGCAGCCCTCACAGACCCAGGCGGGGATGCTGTGGAGCACAGGacatgcgccgccgccggctccgcctgtcgcgcccgctgcgccagccgacgcggcggtCGCAGGACCTGCCTTTTGGCGCTCCAGTCTCGGCTCCGGGGGCCCTGACTTGACTCCCACTGCCACAGCGCCTgtgccgccgcacgcgggagaaaacgaaaaggCCGCCGGAACAGGGAGTCCAGGCGGCGTGTcccccgctgcgcgccgcgcatcaGGCGAGCCGCCCTGCTCCGGTCCAAGCCGACCTCAAGAAGATACGGTTCGCGAGCTCGAGCAGTGGCTGCGACTCCTGCGCTCGCCCTTGTTGCCTGTGTTTGAGAGATAAGCACTTTGCGGGCTGGTTGTCCTGTGTCCGCGGACGCAGCCCAGCTGGCACAATGCCTGGGTCCAGCACCCAGCCCTCTCTTCGGCTTTTTTCTCCAAAATTGAGCTGCCATACGGGCTGTCTGCGCACATTgaggagcgaggaggccCAGAAAAGTCCCCGGACGtccctgctgcgccttcctgAATTTGTACCTTCAGCAGCCCAGATGCCAAAACTGCACTGTCCGCGCGAgttccgcgcggcgcgaactagggaggagggagggtTGCCATCTGTGGGGGGTGGGGCCTCAAGTGACGCGACGCCTCAGGCTGCACAACGACACTCACCTGACGAGCTTTCGAAAGTGCTCGTTTCGCTTCCTGGAGGCAGTTCTACCAAATGCGGCGTGGCGCAGACGtgtgcgtcttcgctctcaCCCCGTCACGGAGCCGCAGATGAAGCATTTACAGccgttttccttctctgtctcctaCCCCGTTTTTCGTGCTGTTCCTAGACTCACTACGTCAGAAGCGAGGGAGTTGTCACAAAAAAGCCGCCTGTGGGATtttggaggcgccgcgctccgcttgaccgcgccggctgggcgcggcgcatcggctctcctgcgcctcttttAGAAGAATATCGTGCCGTGTCAAGAAAACAGGGAGTCAAGTGTTTGCCTCATTGAGTGCATCTGTCTACCGTGTCTTTGGTAGTGTTGACGccagcgagccgcgaagacgaagcgtTACTACGATCCACCGACCGACGCCTTGTAGGGGGATGTCGCATCGCGCCGCTTCCCACTGTCTTATGGAGTTCCTCGCTGCCAGCGCATTGGATCAAAGGATCCCGCGCGCCTCAACCCCCCTTCTCTTACGAGTTCTGTTAAGTGCCCACAATTAGAACCGTTGGAATCCAACTGCCTCGAACGTGCGGCACGGTTAACTCCTCAGATAGCACCACCGAACTTCGTTTGCTAACAACACTTTGAAAGATTGAAGTCGGCGAGATCGCCATGGGAGGTTCGTACACTCATGGGCCTGGAAGCTCCCCCTGCGATCATCGAAAAAAGAGGCATTTTGCTGCACATCCCTTTACTCCTCTCGTCGCAACTTCCGTCTTGAAGAGAGTGGAACCTACGTCTGAAAAGAATTCCACTAACTGCCGTACACCATGCTCAGGCGGATGGACTTTCCCCTGACTATTGCCACCAGATGACAGCGGAAACCACAACAGACATCGGTGACTCCTCTGTGCCGCCAGCTAGTAAGCCAGACCGTACGGCCGATTGGTAATGAATTTCGTTTTCAATAGAGAGTGTGAGATCTAGGGCCGCATAAAAGTACCAGCGAGCACACGGTTGCTCCGATACCCGGCTGCGTCAACGATATAGGACGCAGGAGCCTGAGTATAAGGTCCATCACTGCGCCACAGCATCGACGCCTGAATACTTCATTGCTTCGCAGGCTTTCGAGTGGTGATGTCTGTGCCTTTTGCCCTATCAACTGCAGCCAACGGACATACTCGGCGTTTTTGCTCGTTGAGCTGCCATTTGTGTGCATCTTTCTTTGGAACTTTATACAACGTGAAGCGAAGAACGATTCCGTCGAGTCTGTCGAGCGCACAGAGTCTTCGCGGCTTTTCTAGATGtacgcggcctcgccgatGTCTTCTCGTGCAGGCAGCAGCACTggactcgcctctgcgttaCAAGGAAGACTCAAGTGCAGCACGCCTTAATCATTGTCACGCTGCGGGAGGTTTCTAGCCGAGAAGCCTGTCAAACTACTCAAGTGTCCTCGCTTTTCCTTTCCGCGGTAGCCGGGAGCTTTCGGGAAATGAGGGAAACTATTTAACTCAATCAGCTCTACATAGTCTTGTCTTGGATTTtccacgcgcgcatgcggcgctccAGCTTGACACTCCAGATCTTCCCGGGATTGCCAGCTGCCAACCTCTCGCGAAACAGACTTGCCTCTGCACCTTATATCTGTGGCGCTAGGACCGTTCCCGGAGACTTCTCCGTTTGCCTACTGGCTTTTTCGCAGAAAGAGGAACTCTTtcagcgaggcgaaagccTACGTCGCTCGCGGTCGTTCTGGTGTCCGCGTCGTTGCTGTTCCTGCTGTCCTGTGAATGCCTTCTTTCTGTCATCCGCTTCACTGTTGCGTTGCCCCTGGGGACCTCTGTGCGCGGTTGTTGCGTCGTTTGCTTTCAAAGAAAGGTTGCGGCTCTGTCAAAAacgcgcgtgcgtcgtctAGTATCGCCAGCGACGGTGGCCTCGCAAACTGCAGGGAACTGCACGAAGCACATTCGTTCTTGTCTGGCTCGAGTCAAAATTGCTCAACATAAACGAAAGCCACACTCGTCGGAGCGGTCTTTTCCGTCCAAATTTTTTTCCTTCCGGAGAGTCGATCTGGCGTGAagcctgcaggcgtcgcctgtatcgcaggcgcctctggtACATAATTCCCGAATATAGCTGAAAGCGTGTGCGAATTCCGCACCATCGATTTCATTTCCACGCGAGATCGCGCTGAGGCgtctcgtcctcgtcgtaTCAGCCGGCACGAGATTAGGCCGAAGATTGCATTTCTCGAACTCACGTTCTTTTTTCACGCCACCTTGACTGTCTCGTTTGtcccgctgcctcgtctccttccgTTGTAcctttctttcttcctcgctgccctTTTGAGTTCCACCTTTTCTTTTGACCGGTGCTTTGCCGCGGGGCTTCCTCTTCGTGACGCCACTCGTCCTCTCTGAACTTTCACCTCGTCGTCCGACAACCACCTCTCCAGCGTCTCGGCTCTTTTGCATATTTGTCCCTAGGGCGTGGGTTTCCCAAAGGTGTCTTTGCACCCTCTCTCCGAAACGTGGAGTCAGTCTGGAGAGCGATGCGTGTCTCGCGTCGTATCGCTGAGCCCTACTAACGGCATCCATCGTTTCCCCCGGCTTGGTGCGTGGCAGCCTCCGTCTCGCTGTCAGGCGGCGAGTGTTGTTTTCCGCTTTGTGCTGCCTTTCCCCAGAAGGCAACCTGCGTTG is a genomic window of Besnoitia besnoiti strain Bb-Ger1 chromosome IV, whole genome shotgun sequence containing:
- a CDS encoding hypothetical protein (encoded by transcript BESB_053220) — encoded protein: MRRSGSATSACELPVPAYALFDQQPPQTWKAPLLPRLPPLDNGRRSDRDTHAMQQQDSQSRRAPPAQASKPSGTSERRDSPRAESDEQAVSRSHPRADSSAASGVLCQVEGGDSARGSSHRNDGERPRDSRPQGQSKSPSANPAGSAASQKPRDARSRRRAATAAIAAIDRFFREGEEGSHKRLRGPDGRFIRWSPAGRPAGASAPGPEAPARNKTSQNRRARPEGQSSSKGHRDATDQRRHAPRAATDTPRRAPAKSHADGGAQPRPVLPSSSAAAASPCTTRETSGASEMEERDDSSPGFSCAVNAPRETPGNMPRTPAPPNPQGWSSPREHAPAAAREVAGASAPRRDARGPDAARVVDAVNQAVSAIRELGTWQGEAPALRPSPGGFWGCLCIGWGTPPPGMTPSYLPQPSQTQAGMLWSTGHAPPPAPPVAPAAPADAAVAGPAFWRSSLGSGGPDLTPTATAPVPPHAGENEKAAGTGSPGGVSPAARRASGEPPCSGPSRPQEDTVRELEQWLRLLRSPLLPVFER